From Mus musculus strain C57BL/6J chromosome 17, GRCm38.p6 C57BL/6J, the proteins below share one genomic window:
- the Olfr114 gene encoding olfactory receptor 114: MIMENITTMSGFLLMGFSDNHELQILQAVLFLVTYLVGSAGNVIIITITTLDPQLQSPMYYFLKQLSILDLSSLSVTVPQYVDSSLARSGYISYGQCMLQIFFFTWFAWGEMAILTVMSYDRYIAVCLPLHYEIIMCPRKCRWAVTAVWLSSSIPGTLYLATIFSIRICRAKIIHQFFCDVPQLLKLSCSNDYLVIMGVADFLSVIGFACFVGIVISYVHIFSTVLRMPSAESRSKVFSTCLPHLFVVSLFLSTGIFAYLNPTSDFPTALEFLFSVFYTVLPPTLNPVIYSLRNDAIKSVVRKLLLSRKFTS, from the coding sequence atgaTAATGGAAAATATAACCACAATGAGTGGATTCCTCCTCATGGGATTCTCTGACAACCATGAGCTGCAGATCTTACAGGCTGTGCTCTTCTTGGTGACATACCTAGTCGGCTCAGCAGGGAAtgtcatcattatcaccatcacaaCACTGGACCCACAGCTCCAGTCTCCAATGTATTACTTTCTGAAGCAACTTTCCATTCTGGACCTCTCATCCCTCTCTGTCACAGTCCCTCAGTATGTTGACAGTTCCCTGGCACGAAGTGGCTACATTTCATATGGGCAGTGCATGCtgcagatatttttctttacatgGTTTGCCTGGGGTGAGATGGCCATTCTCACAGTGATGTCATATGATCGTTATATAGCTGTTTGCCTTCCTCTCCACTATGAGATCATCATGTGTCCCAGAAAGTGTAGGTGGGCTGTGACAGCTGTATGGCTAAGCAGCAGTATTCCAGGAACCCTATATCTAGCAACCATATTTTCTATTAGAATCTGTAGGGCCAAAATAATTCACCAATTCTTCTGTGATGTCCCCCAGCTGCTCAAGCTCTCCTGCTCTAATGATTACCTTGTAATAATGGGAGTGGCTGACTTCCTGTCAGTAATAGGTTTTGCCTGCTTCGTTGGGATTGTCATCTCCTATGTCCACATATTCTCCACAGTTCTCAGGATGCCCTCTGCTGAAAGCAGGTCTAAGGTCTTCTCTACTTGCTTGCCGCACCTGTTTGTTGTCTCATTGTTTCTTTCTACAGGCATCTTTGCATATCTAAACCCAACCTCAGACTTTCCAACTGCTTTAGAgttcttattttctgtcttttatacAGTACTACCTCCAACTCTCAACCCTGTTATTTACAGTTTGAGAAATGATGCCATAAAGAGTGTTGTAAGGAAGTTACTGTTGAGTAGAAAATTCACTAGTTAG
- the Olfr115 gene encoding olfactory receptor 115, producing MIMENITTMSGFLLMGFSDNRELQILQALLFLVTYLVGSAGNCIIITITTLDPQLKSPMYYFLKHLSILDLSSLSVTVPQYVDSSLARSGYISYEQCMLQILFFTCFAWDEMAILTVMSYDRYVAVCLPLHYEVIMSPRKCTWALAAVWLSGGVSGTLYTASTLSIRFCGDRIIHQFFCDVPQVLKLSCSNDYLVTIGVANILSAVAFACFIGIVISYVHIFSTVLRMPSAESRYKVFSTCLPHLFVVSLFLSTSTFAYLNPTADSPTALEFLFSILYTVLPPTINPVIYSLRNETIKRVVRKLLSSTKFTV from the coding sequence ATGATAATGGAAAATATAACCACGATGAGTGGATTCCTCCTCATGGGATTCTCTGACAACCGTGAGCTGCAGATCTTACAGGCTTTGCTCTTCTTGGTGACATACCTAGTCGGCTCAGCAGGGAACtgcatcattatcaccatcacaaCACTAGACCCACAGCTCAAGTCTCCAATGTATTACTTTCTGAAGCACCTTTCTATTCTGGACCTCTCATCACTCTCTGTCACAGTTCCCCAGTATGTTGACAGTTCCCTGGCACGAAGTGGCTACATTTCTTATGAACAGTGCATGCTGCAGATTCTTTTCTTTACATGTTTTGCCTGGGATGAGATGGCCATTCTCACAGTGATGTCATATGATCGTTATGTAGCTGTTTGCCTTCCTCTCCACTATGAGGTCATCATGAGTCCCAGAAAGTGCACTTGGGCTTTGGCAGCTGTGTGGCTAAGTGGAGGTGTCTCAGGAACACTATACACAGCAAGTACACTCTCTATCAGATTCTGTGGGGACAGAATAATCCACCAATTCTTTTGTGATGTCCCCCAGGTGCTCAAGCTCTCCTGCTCTAATGATTACCTTGTAACAATTGGAGTTGCTAATATCCTGTCTGCAGTGGCCTTTGCTTGCTTCATTGGGATTGTCATCTCCTATGTCCACATATTCTCCACAGTTCTCAGGATGCCCTCTGCTGAAAGCAGGTATAAGGTCTTCTCTACTTGCCTGCCCCATCTTTTTGTTGTCTCATTGTTTCTTTCTACAAGCACCTTTGCATATCTAAACCCAACCGCAGACTCTCCAACTGCTTTAGAGTTCTTATTTTCTATCCTTTACACAGTACTACCTCCAACTATCAATCCTGTTATTTACAGTTTGAGAAATGAGACAATAAAGAGGGTTGTAAGGAAGTTACTGTCGAGTACAAAATTCACTGTTTAG
- the Olfr116 gene encoding olfactory receptor 116: MTVKNITTMSGFLLMGFSDNRELQILYALLFLLTYLLGSAGNFIIITITTLDPQLQSPMYYFLKHLSILDLSSLSVTVPQYVDSSLAGSGYISYGQCMLQIFFFAAFAWGEVAILTVMSYDRYVAICLPLHYEVIMSPRKCTWAVTSVWLSSVIPGTLYIASIFSIRFCRAKIIHQLFCDVPQLLKLSCSNDHLVVIGMVSFMTAVAFACFVGIVISYVHIFSTVLRMPSAESRSKVFSTCLPHLFVVSLFLSTGSCAYLNTSSDSPTALEFLFSIFYTVLPPTLNPVIYSLRNETIKSVVRKLLLSSKFTVRIICPVATD; the protein is encoded by the coding sequence ATGACTGTAAAAAATATAACCACAATGAGCGGATTTCTCCTCATGGGATTCTCTGACAACCGTGAGCTGCAGATCTTGTATGCTTTGCTGTTCTTGCTGACATACCTATTGGGCTCAGCAGGGAActtcatcattatcaccatcacaaCACTAGACCCACAGCTCCAGTCTCCAATGTATTACTTTCTGAAGCACCTTTCCATTCTGGACCTCTCATCCCTCTCTGTCACAGTCCCCCAGTATGTTGACAGTTCATTGGCGGGAAGTGGCTACATTTCATATGGACAGTGCATGctgcagatttttttctttgcagcttTTGCCTGGGGTGAGGTAGCTATTCTCACAGTGATGTCATACGATCGGTATGTAGCTATTTGCCTTCCACTCCACTATGAGGTCATCATGAGTCCCAGAAAGTGTACGTGGGCAGTGACAAGTGTATGGCTAAGCAGTGTAATTCCAGGAACCCTGTATATAGCATCCATATTCTCTATTAGATTCTGTAGGGCCAAAATAATTCACCAATTATTCTGTGATGTTCCCCAGTTGCTCAAGCTGTCCTGCTCTAATGATCACCTTGTAGTAATAGGGATGGTTAGTTTCATGACTGCAGTGGCCTTTGCCTGCTTCGTTGGGATTGTCATCTCCTATGTCCACATATTCTCCACAGTTCTCAGAATGCCCTCTGCTGAAAGCAGGTCTAAGGTCTTCTCTACTTGCCTGCCCCACCTTTTTGTTGTCTCACTATTTCTTTCTACAGGCTCCTGTGCATATCTAAACACAAGCTCAGACTCTCCAACTGCTTTAGAGTTCTTGTTCTCTATCTTTTACACAGTACTACCTCCAACTCTCAACCCTGTTATTTATAGTCTGAGAAATGAGACGATAAAGAGTGTTGTAAGGAAGTTACTGTTGAGTTCAAAATTCACTGTTAGAATTATTTGCCCTGTTGCTACTGACTGA